The following nucleotide sequence is from Komagataeibacter medellinensis NBRC 3288.
CTCGGGCTGTACGAAAGGGTCAGTCATCATCTTTCCAGTAACGTCGGGCTTCAACGCAAAAGGCCGCGCCCGTCATGGCGCGGCCCTGCGGGCAACGGCCCTATCTCTACAGGATAAAGCGGCTCAGATCACCCTTGCTGGCCAGTGGGGCAACCTTCTCCTGCACATCGGCAACATCAATCACCACGCTCTGACCATTACGGTCAGGGGCAGAGAAGGAAACGGATTCCAGCAACCGCTCCAGCACGGTGGCTAGGCGGCGGGCACCGATATTCTCGACACGCTCGTTAATATCGGCCGCCAGTTCCGCCAGCGCATCAATCGCGGCATCAGTAAAAGACAGGCTGACCTTTTCCGTGCCCAGCAGCGCAACATACTGCTGGAGCAGGGAATGTTCCGGCTCGGTCAGGATGCGGCGCAGGTCATCACGCGTAAGCGAGGCCAGTTCCACCCGAATCGGCAACCGTCCCTGCAGTTCGGGCAGAAGGTCGGAGGGCTTGGCAATGTGGAACGCGCCGGATGCGATGAACAGGATATGGTCGGTACGCACCGGGCCGTACTTGGTGGAGACGGTCGTCCCCTCGATTAGCGGCAGCAGGTCACGCTGCACCCCTTCGCGTGAGACATCGCCGCCGCGCGCGCCCCCTTCGCCAGCACGGGCACAGACCTTGTCGATCTCGTCAAGGAACACGATGCCATGGTCCTGCGCATGGGTCACGGCCTCACGCGTCAGGGCCTCGGTATCGAGCATCTTGTCCGCTTCCTGGCGGATCAGGGCGGCACGCGCCTCGGTCACCGTCATGCGCTTTTGTTGCGGCATGCGGTTCATGAAGCCCTTCATCATGTCCGAGAAGTTGATCACGGCACCCGGCGTCATACCGGACATGTCGGGCTGGGCGGGATTGCCCCCCTCGGCCAGCGAGATCTCGACTTCC
It contains:
- the hslU gene encoding ATP-dependent protease ATPase subunit HslU, with protein sequence MDIPNHSPREIVSELDRYIIGQTDAKRAVAIALRNRWRRAQLSDAMREEVVPKNILMIGPTGCGKTEIARRLAKLAQAPFLKVEATKFTEVGYVGRDVESIVRDLVEVSINMLRELRRRDVEVRAEDAAENILLDALVGEGASAETRNKFRRMLRAGELEGKEVEISLAEGGNPAQPDMSGMTPGAVINFSDMMKGFMNRMPQQKRMTVTEARAALIRQEADKMLDTEALTREAVTHAQDHGIVFLDEIDKVCARAGEGGARGGDVSREGVQRDLLPLIEGTTVSTKYGPVRTDHILFIASGAFHIAKPSDLLPELQGRLPIRVELASLTRDDLRRILTEPEHSLLQQYVALLGTEKVSLSFTDAAIDALAELAADINERVENIGARRLATVLERLLESVSFSAPDRNGQSVVIDVADVQEKVAPLASKGDLSRFIL